A stretch of DNA from Mucilaginibacter daejeonensis:
TGTTTCGATCGTACTCAACCCGTTAGAGTGATGATGGGCTATGCGATCGGCCAGGGTAAGGGTGTCGCCGCTGCGCATTTGCGCGGCCAGTCCACCTGCCGGGCCACCACCCTGCTCATAGGTCATGCCAATGGAGCCGTTATATAAAGGATAGGTATCTCCATAAGATGGATACAGCAGGTCGAACACCTCTTTGGTAAAGTACAGCCAGCCGTTCTGGTCAAAGTACTTGGCATTGTTCTTCCCGATGGTGGTCTGGAACTCGCGCTGCCACGGCGTAATGTCCTTATGAAAAGGCTCGGCCGCCGGGGCAAAGTAGTATGGGTTGTTAACGCCCTGCTCATGAAAATCGACATGGATCTGCGGCAGCCATTGGTTATACAGACCGGCACGGGCCTGCACCTCCTTTTGCGTTTGCCAGGCCCAGTCGCGGTTCAGGTCAAAGTAATAATGGTTTACCCGCCCACCCGGCCAGGGTTCCATGTGCTCGCGCGATACCAGGTCGGCATCGGGCGTAACGCCACGCACCTGGTTATAAAAGTTCACGTAACGGTCGCGCCCATCAGGGTTCAGGCAAGGATCGATCACCACTATGGTATTCTTTAACCAGGCCTGTGTACGGCTGTTGCCGGGATCCACCATATCATAAAGCGTCTGCATGGCCGCCTCGCTGCTGCTTGGCTCGTTGCCATGCACGTTATAGCTCAGCCAAACAATGGCCGGGGCATTGGTCAGTGTGGCAGGGGCTTTACTCAAACCGGCCAAATACAGGTTGTGGTTACGGATGTCATCCAACCGTGCCAAGTTCTCCTCACTACCTACAAAGGCCACCATAAGGGGGCGACCCTCGTTAGTGGTGCCATAAGGCAACAGCTTTATCTTTTTAGAGGCTTGCGCCATGTACTGAAAATACTCGGCAATGCGGTAATGATAAGTATACTGGCTGCCCAGCTCATACCCTACAAATTGTGCAGGAGTACGCAGCGCCTGTGCGAACGAACAACAAGCCACGGCTAACAGCAAAGCCAGTGTGTAAAGTTTTTTCATGCAAAATGATCTGATGTGCCTAAGCTAAGCAATGCAACGCTAACAACCATTGCCAGCCATATAAAAATTGTAGCTTTGCCCGTTCTAAGGCAGCGCTGACATTCCTTGATCCATCCATGACCCCGTTACAGGCACTACAAAAATATTACGGTTACACGCAGTTCCGTCACCAGCAGGAGGCCATCATTAAACAGGTGATGAGCGGTGGCGATGCTTTGGTGCTGATGCCCACGGGTGGTGGTAAATCGCTTTGTTACCAGTTGCCTGCGGTACTGTTGCCAGGGCTCACACTGGTGATATCGCCCCTGATCGCGTTGATGAAAGACCAGGTGGATGCGCTAAACCTGACCGGCATCCCGGCGGCCTATCTTAACTCTACCCAAAGCAGCGGCGAACAAACCAATATCATTAGCCGTGTCAAAAATGGCGAGATCAAGTTGCTGTATTTGGCGCCTGAGCGGCTGTTCAGTTCGGAGAGCCGTTTGGTAAGCTTTTTGAAACAGCTACCGGTAAGCTTGATCGCGATCGATGAGGCACACTGTATATCGCACTGGGGGCATGATTTCAGGCCCGAGTACCTGATGCTGGCACACTTTAAAACGGAGTTCCCGCTCATACCGGTGATCGCCCTAACCGCCACAGCCGATGAGCTGACCCGGCAAGACATTCGCGACAAGCTGGCCCTGCACCAGCCGGCCGAGTTCGTCTCCTCCTTCAATCGGCCTAACATCAGCTACACCGTGTCGCCTAAAAAGAACGCCTACCAGCAACTGCTCCACTTTTTGAACGAGCGGCGCGACGAGTCGGGCATCATCTATTGCCTGTCGCGCGCGGCCACTGAGGACCTGGCCACCGATCTGCGGGCACAGGGCTATGCGGCCAGTGCCTACCATGCCGGGTTGGACATTGATACCAAGGCCCGCAACCAGGAACAGTTCCTGCGCGATGAGATCAAGATCATGGTAGCTACCATTGCCTTTGGCATGGGTATTAATAAGAGTAACGTGCGGTACGTGGTCCACTACGACCTGCCCAAAAATATAGAAGGTTACTACCAGGAGACCGGCCGTGCCGGGCGCGATGGTTTGCCGTCCGAAGCCTTGCTATTCTTTTCGGCGGGTGATGCTTTTAAGCTCAAGAATTTTGCCCGGGTCGAGGGCAACGAGGAACAAAGCGCCATCATGCTTAAAAAGCTGGACGATATGGTGAAGTACTGCCAGCTACAAACCTGCCGCCGACAGTACCTCATGCACTATTTTAACGAACCCTTTGGTGATCATTGCGGCTCGTGCGATGTTTGCCTCACCGAATATAAGACCATTGATGGTACCGTGCTGGCTCAAAAGGCCCTATCGGCCGTTGCCCGGCTGGATCAGCGCTTTGGCGCGAACTATGTGATCGATCTGCTGCGCGGCTCCAAAAGCGAAAAGATATGGGCCGACCACAAACAGCTCAAGACCTATGGCATTGGTGCCGATGTGAGTAAGGCCGACTGGCAACGCTACATTGCCCAGCTGGTGACCCAGGGCTATTTGCGCACCACCGATGATCAATACCCGATCCTGAAACTGACCGACCAAAGTGAGGACGTGCTGAAAGGCCGCCAAAAGGTAGAGTTCAGCATAGCCGAGGAGGTGGAACTGGCCACCGAGTTGCAGACACCGGTATACGAGGCCGGGCTATTGCAAGACCTCAAGACCATACGCCTCAACCTGGCCATGAAAGAGAACGTACCGGCCTACCTCATTTTGTCTGACGCTACTTTGCTTGAGATCGCCACCTACCTGCCGCAAACCCCTAACGAGCTAAGCAAGATATCGGGTTTTGGTGAAGTGAAATTGGTACGCTATGGCGACGCTTTTTTACAGGCCACACTGGCGTATTGCCACCAGTACGGACTGACCTCCAAGATCGGGACCAAGCAAAGCAAGCCAGCCACCCGCACCAAAAGCCCTCGGGCATCATCAGGTAACACCCAGCGCGAGAGCCTTGAACTATACAAGGGCGGCCTGAGCTTGGACGAGATCGCGCAACAACGCCAGTTAAGCATCACCACCATACAGAACCACCTGTGCGGCTTCATCGAGACCGGCGAACTGGATGTATATGAACTGGTGACAGCCAAAAAGATCCCTGCGATACAGGATGCCATTGAGAAGTATGGCACCGAGCGCCTTGCTCCCCTCAAAGAGGTATTGGGCGATGCCTACACCTATGCCGAGATAAAGGCGGTGATCAGCTGGTCAAAAAAAGATCAGGCATAAAAAAAGCCGGGTCCCTGATCAGGGACCCGGCTCATTACACATTTTATTTAATTACTTGCTCCCTACTGAGGCCGAGGTGTTATTGTTCTTTTGTAAAGAACGTAACTCCGCTTTCAGGGCGTCGATCTGTTGTTGCTGCTCTTTGATGGCGCCCAACAGTACAGGCACCAAACCTTGCACATCAACGGTGCTAACATCGGCCGAGCGCTGGCTGCCTTTGCCGGCAGGATATAGCCTGCTTTCGGTACGTACCAGGGCCGGTAATACCGAACGTACATTATCGGCATTGAAACCATACTGGGTACCACCCGGCATCTTCACACCCGGTACCAGTTGGGTATTATACTGGTAAGTAACCGGTTGCAGTCGGTTCACCGCATCTAAAGCGCCGGTCACGGGCGACATATTCTTTTTGAGGTCGTCCTCATTAACTTGTTTGGTTTGTGCTAACGCTACAGTAGCGAATAATGACAGTGCCAATTGCACCATCACGAATTTCAAATTTTTCATGATCGTAGTTATGATAGATAAAATAAATAGGTACACTAACGGGACGGCCATGCACATGCATTACCCGACCGGTTGAAAAGGGAATAAGAAAAAAAGCTTAGCAGGATGGCGGTGGAGTGAGTACCTCGGCGTAATGCCAGTATGAGGCACGATCGTTCACCACACCTTTAGAACGGTAGGGCAATAAAAGTACGGGTTCGGTAAAGTTGAAATAAGTAAGCTCGTGAAGATAGTCTCTCGCTGTCTCTACCCTCAGGCTTTCGGTCTCCTTGATAGGATCTTCGGCGCTGTTGTCATCACCATTGATACTGGCACTGATGTGCTGGCCAAAAATAGAGATAACAGGAATATGGCTGCCTTCGAGCATGATCGCAAGCAGGAAACTTAAAGCAAGATATTTTAAGGAACTGGTCTTCAAAACTGGCTTATAACTATCGGTACAAAAATACGAATTAGTTATATTTTTAACGTTGGGCGCTAAAATATGTTTCGAATTTATGACGATACACCGCCCTGATCATCACACGTTCAGGTTCCAGATCTTTTCAGCCCGGCGGCCAATGAACCAGAACGATAAGGCCAGTATAGCAAAGAATACCGTGTACGGGATGTGGCTCCACAGGTACTCAAAGTATTTGGTGTAAATGAAGATGAGCACGAACGTGATACCGAACTCGCGTGCGATGGCATCCTTGGTCTTTAACCCAAAGAGGGTGAACCCACCGGCCACAGCCATGGCTATAATTCCCCAGTAATAAAGGTCGAGCTGCTTTACGTTGGCCCACTCTTCTATGTGGCCGTAATTGCCAAATATGCTGAGCAGCCACAAAGAAATGAATAGATATAAGAGGGCGACCACGTAGGTAAGGTCCCAAAAGTTGGCCAGCCATTTTTTGCTTTTTAGCAGGTAGCAACCAGCCAACAGCACCAGGCTGAACAATACGAAACGCAACGGGTAATTCAACCCTAAAAAGTAATAGCTCCAGCGCGTTTGATAACCGGTCTCGGTACCGAACCAACTACCCAATGATACCAGCATGAACAGCCAGATCATACGCGAGTTAAGTTTATAGGCAAGCACGCCATAAAT
This window harbors:
- the recQ gene encoding DNA helicase RecQ codes for the protein MTPLQALQKYYGYTQFRHQQEAIIKQVMSGGDALVLMPTGGGKSLCYQLPAVLLPGLTLVISPLIALMKDQVDALNLTGIPAAYLNSTQSSGEQTNIISRVKNGEIKLLYLAPERLFSSESRLVSFLKQLPVSLIAIDEAHCISHWGHDFRPEYLMLAHFKTEFPLIPVIALTATADELTRQDIRDKLALHQPAEFVSSFNRPNISYTVSPKKNAYQQLLHFLNERRDESGIIYCLSRAATEDLATDLRAQGYAASAYHAGLDIDTKARNQEQFLRDEIKIMVATIAFGMGINKSNVRYVVHYDLPKNIEGYYQETGRAGRDGLPSEALLFFSAGDAFKLKNFARVEGNEEQSAIMLKKLDDMVKYCQLQTCRRQYLMHYFNEPFGDHCGSCDVCLTEYKTIDGTVLAQKALSAVARLDQRFGANYVIDLLRGSKSEKIWADHKQLKTYGIGADVSKADWQRYIAQLVTQGYLRTTDDQYPILKLTDQSEDVLKGRQKVEFSIAEEVELATELQTPVYEAGLLQDLKTIRLNLAMKENVPAYLILSDATLLEIATYLPQTPNELSKISGFGEVKLVRYGDAFLQATLAYCHQYGLTSKIGTKQSKPATRTKSPRASSGNTQRESLELYKGGLSLDEIAQQRQLSITTIQNHLCGFIETGELDVYELVTAKKIPAIQDAIEKYGTERLAPLKEVLGDAYTYAEIKAVISWSKKDQA
- a CDS encoding tail fiber domain-containing protein; translated protein: MKNLKFVMVQLALSLFATVALAQTKQVNEDDLKKNMSPVTGALDAVNRLQPVTYQYNTQLVPGVKMPGGTQYGFNADNVRSVLPALVRTESRLYPAGKGSQRSADVSTVDVQGLVPVLLGAIKEQQQQIDALKAELRSLQKNNNTSASVGSK
- a CDS encoding DUF2157 domain-containing protein, with product MKLNLDKQESEFLDRVLTHWEREGSLTPEQVKQLKSSTEVKGFDWMRLAQYSFWIALVCGAIAIGSLIISDKVLNWLKGLYYTPDILISAAAALIAAAAYFLGNRREKIYPERVFSNEATIFTGVLFTACSIAYLGKALDNGSGHFSLLFLLSVLIYGVLAYKLNSRMIWLFMLVSLGSWFGTETGYQTRWSYYFLGLNYPLRFVLFSLVLLAGCYLLKSKKWLANFWDLTYVVALLYLFISLWLLSIFGNYGHIEEWANVKQLDLYYWGIIAMAVAGGFTLFGLKTKDAIAREFGITFVLIFIYTKYFEYLWSHIPYTVFFAILALSFWFIGRRAEKIWNLNV